Proteins encoded together in one Formosa sp. Hel3_A1_48 window:
- a CDS encoding carboxymuconolactone decarboxylase family protein has protein sequence MSNPVEEFNSYREKMNTHILADNNTVIKRIFNLDTKAFHEGALDVPTKELLGLVASAVLRCDDCIKYHLEKCHKEGLSRAQIVEALSISTLIGGTIMIPHLRRAYEFLEALEA, from the coding sequence ATGAGCAATCCTGTAGAAGAATTCAATAGTTACAGAGAGAAAATGAACACTCATATTCTAGCTGACAACAATACTGTTATAAAACGTATTTTTAATTTGGACACAAAAGCCTTTCATGAAGGTGCATTAGATGTTCCTACAAAAGAGCTGTTAGGACTGGTTGCCTCTGCTGTTCTGCGTTGCGATGATTGTATAAAATACCACCTAGAGAAATGCCATAAAGAAGGTTTGTCAAGAGCACAAATAGTTGAAGCCTTGAGTATTTCCACGCTGATCGGGGGCACAATTATGATTCCGCATTTAAGGCGTGCATATGAATTTCTTGAAGCATTAGAAGCTTAA
- the lptB gene encoding LPS export ABC transporter ATP-binding protein, whose amino-acid sequence MKLSVQNLMKSYSGRKVVKDVSFEVKQGEIVGLLGPNGAGKTTSFYMTVGLIKPNGGSIFLDNKEITNYPMYKRAQSGIGYLAQEASVFRKLSIEDNILSVLQMTKLSKKEQLEKMESLIEEFGLSHIRKNRGDLLSGGERRRTEIARALATDPSFILLDEPFAGVDPVAVEDIQRIVARLTEKNIGILITDHNVQETLAITDRTYLMFEGSILKAGDPETLASDEMVRKVYLGQNFELRKKKLEF is encoded by the coding sequence ATGAAGCTAAGTGTTCAAAACCTGATGAAATCCTACAGCGGCCGTAAAGTCGTTAAGGATGTTTCATTTGAAGTGAAACAAGGGGAAATTGTTGGCCTTTTAGGGCCTAACGGCGCTGGAAAGACCACTTCATTTTACATGACAGTTGGACTCATAAAGCCCAATGGTGGATCTATTTTTCTAGACAATAAAGAGATTACTAACTACCCAATGTACAAAAGAGCTCAAAGTGGAATTGGTTATCTTGCTCAAGAAGCTTCTGTATTTCGAAAACTAAGTATTGAGGATAATATTTTGAGCGTATTGCAAATGACCAAACTATCCAAAAAAGAGCAGCTTGAAAAAATGGAATCTCTTATTGAAGAATTTGGACTTTCCCATATTCGAAAAAACAGAGGTGATTTGCTTTCTGGCGGGGAACGACGTCGTACAGAAATAGCACGTGCTTTGGCAACAGACCCAAGCTTTATTCTTCTAGACGAGCCTTTTGCTGGGGTTGATCCTGTGGCTGTTGAAGATATCCAACGCATTGTAGCACGACTCACTGAAAAAAATATCGGCATTCTCATAACCGACCATAATGTTCAAGAAACCTTGGCAATTACCGACCGTACGTATCTTATGTTTGAAGGGAGTATTCTCAAAGCAGGGGATCCCGAAACTTTAGCTAGTGATGAAATGGTACGTAAAGTGTATTTAGGGCAAAATTTTGAATTAAGAAAAAAGAAATTAGAGTTTTAA
- a CDS encoding TerC family protein has product MLDNIITLLMLVMLQAVLGFDNLLYISLESKKAPIERQSYVRKMGIGLAIIFRIVLLFVLVKLIGYFQDPVLHIPFENVIEGHFNIHSIIVLIGGVFIVFTAMKEIWHMVSFQDFSVSSSESKSSVSKIITMIVVMNVVFSFDSILSAMALTDVLWIMTTAIVIGGLLMIWLSEKVTDFLTKNRMYEVLGLFILFIVGIMLLTEGGHLAHLKLFGEEIVPMSKTTFYFVIVILVLIDIVQGRYQKKIINAQSRKKKEG; this is encoded by the coding sequence ATGCTTGACAATATAATAACCCTACTGATGCTTGTAATGCTTCAAGCTGTATTGGGATTTGACAACTTATTGTACATCTCATTAGAAAGTAAAAAAGCGCCCATTGAGCGTCAATCCTATGTCCGAAAAATGGGAATTGGATTGGCTATTATCTTTCGAATTGTATTGCTTTTTGTATTGGTTAAACTCATAGGTTACTTTCAAGATCCAGTGTTGCATATCCCATTTGAAAATGTGATCGAAGGACATTTTAATATACACAGTATTATTGTATTAATTGGGGGTGTTTTTATTGTGTTTACAGCCATGAAAGAAATATGGCATATGGTGAGTTTTCAAGATTTCTCAGTTAGTTCCTCGGAATCTAAAAGCTCTGTATCTAAAATCATAACTATGATCGTCGTGATGAATGTTGTTTTTTCTTTTGATTCAATCCTTAGTGCAATGGCGCTAACAGATGTTTTGTGGATCATGACTACAGCTATAGTTATTGGGGGGTTGTTGATGATTTGGTTATCTGAAAAGGTAACAGATTTCTTGACAAAAAATAGAATGTATGAGGTTTTGGGTCTATTTATTCTATTTATAGTGGGTATTATGTTACTAACAGAGGGAGGTCACTTGGCTCACCTCAAGCTTTTCGGTGAAGAAATTGTACCAATGAGCAAGACAACATTCTATTTTGTCATTGTTATTTTAGTGCTTATAGATATTGTACAAGGGCGATATCAAAAAAAAATAATTAATGCTCAAAGCAGAAAAAAAAAGGAAGGTTAA
- a CDS encoding lipoprotein N-acyltransferase Lnb domain-containing protein yields the protein MKKLYLTLLLLSSFCLTNAQIQLSKYAEVSVLTIGPGTALNDAFGHNAIRIKDPMYKLDLVFDYGRYNFEAEGFYVNFARGKLIYEIGWSEFSDFIEHYKNAKREVKSQTLNLTATEKQTLFTELQRNIQPQNKSYTYDFFYNNCATKIKDVFISVCSKKIVFNEPKDFEPLTFRELIRSAVPSNTWGGFGIDLALGSVIDQTATSEEHMFLPNYIYAFFKIATFEKPQKKLVKKETFLNAEQIDVQTFFWSSPLFVFGVLGLLLTLITYKDYSYSSRTQWVDVTVFTLTGLIGTIVMLLWFATDHTATAYNYNSLWAFAFNLLLIPTVLKKRVKKRFIGYLKFLILLLLLMLLHWCTNVQSFNIAVIPIWITLMIRYLYLCKWSSGNLNTP from the coding sequence ATGAAGAAATTATACCTAACTCTATTACTGCTCAGTTCTTTTTGCTTAACAAATGCGCAAATCCAGCTTTCAAAATACGCAGAAGTTAGTGTACTGACTATTGGGCCAGGCACCGCCCTAAATGATGCATTTGGCCACAATGCAATCCGCATAAAAGACCCCATGTACAAGCTTGACCTGGTATTTGATTATGGTCGATATAACTTTGAGGCAGAGGGTTTTTATGTGAATTTTGCCAGAGGGAAATTAATATACGAGATTGGGTGGTCCGAGTTTAGCGATTTTATTGAACACTACAAAAACGCTAAAAGAGAAGTGAAATCGCAAACACTGAATCTAACTGCCACTGAAAAACAAACTCTTTTTACTGAGCTTCAAAGAAATATTCAGCCACAAAATAAAAGCTATACCTATGACTTTTTTTATAACAACTGCGCCACTAAGATAAAAGATGTATTTATTTCGGTTTGCAGTAAAAAGATTGTCTTTAATGAGCCAAAAGATTTTGAACCACTAACTTTTCGAGAATTAATACGTTCTGCTGTACCGTCAAATACATGGGGTGGTTTTGGAATTGACCTTGCTCTAGGCTCAGTAATAGATCAAACTGCCACTTCAGAAGAGCATATGTTTCTACCTAATTATATCTACGCTTTTTTTAAAATCGCTACATTCGAAAAACCGCAAAAAAAATTAGTGAAAAAAGAAACTTTTTTGAACGCTGAACAAATTGACGTTCAAACATTTTTCTGGAGCAGTCCATTGTTTGTTTTTGGCGTTTTGGGCCTACTTTTGACATTAATAACCTACAAGGACTACAGCTATAGTTCCAGGACACAATGGGTTGATGTTACTGTTTTTACGCTAACAGGCCTAATCGGTACAATAGTTATGCTTCTTTGGTTTGCAACAGACCATACGGCTACGGCATACAACTACAACAGTTTATGGGCATTTGCTTTCAATCTTTTATTGATTCCAACTGTCCTTAAAAAAAGAGTGAAAAAACGATTTATAGGTTATCTTAAGTTCTTGATTTTACTTTTACTACTTATGCTTCTTCATTGGTGCACAAATGTGCAATCGTTCAATATAGCTGTAATACCTATATGGATAACATTAATGATTCGATACCTTTACCTATGCAAATGGTCTAGTGGTAATTTAAACACCCCTTAA
- a CDS encoding cob(I)yrinic acid a,c-diamide adenosyltransferase translates to MKIYTKTGDKGNTALYGGSRVQKHNLFVEAYGTVDELNANIGLLRDHLNDAAQIKSLISIQKVLFDLGAQLASGPVNKEKNKSRLPQIKNSTIEFLETEIDEMNILLSPMTHFILPGGHLIVSHCHIARCVCRRAERRVSQIAELHDINSNILIYLNRLSDYLFVLARLIAKQHKAEELKWIPSKNE, encoded by the coding sequence ATGAAGATTTATACAAAAACCGGAGACAAAGGTAACACCGCATTGTATGGTGGCAGCAGAGTTCAAAAACACAATCTTTTTGTAGAAGCTTATGGAACAGTTGACGAACTCAATGCAAACATCGGTTTGCTAAGAGATCATTTGAATGATGCTGCCCAAATAAAAAGTCTAATTAGTATTCAAAAAGTTTTATTTGATTTAGGTGCACAACTAGCCTCTGGTCCCGTCAATAAGGAAAAAAACAAATCAAGACTTCCTCAAATTAAAAACAGTACCATTGAATTTTTAGAAACTGAAATAGACGAAATGAATATTTTGTTAAGCCCGATGACCCACTTTATACTTCCAGGAGGTCACCTCATTGTGTCGCATTGTCATATCGCTCGTTGTGTTTGTAGAAGAGCAGAACGTAGAGTAAGCCAAATAGCTGAACTTCATGATATCAATTCAAACATACTCATCTACCTAAATCGCCTGTCTGATTATTTATTTGTACTTGCAAGGCTAATTGCCAAACAACATAAAGCTGAAGAATTGAAGTGGATTCCCTCAAAAAACGAATGA
- a CDS encoding ABC-F family ATP-binding cassette domain-containing protein, which yields MNYLNVEDISKSFGELSLFEHLSFSIHKDQKVAFIAKNGTGKTTILNILTGSDTPDSGKIIYRKDVRMAFLSQEPKLNPLLSIRESIFASDNPILKVIENYHKALENPNDTKTYQFAFDEMERFQAWDFENKYTQILYKLKLNDLDEKVNALSGGQKKRLALATTLLSKPDLLILDEPTNHLDLEMIEWLEAFFEKESITLFMVTHDRYFLERVCSTIIELDHGKIYSYKGNYSYFLEKKEERIQNEATETNKAKQLFKKELKWIRRQPKARTTKSKSRIDDFQNIKKRAHQRRQDHEIQLEINMERLGAKILELHKVSKSFDEKIILDGFSYTIQKGERIGIIGKNGTGKSTFLNMITGGLKPDSGKIVYGETLKFGYYTQQGIQPKPQQKVIDIVRDYGDYIPLKKGRQISAQQLLERFLFSRQKQYDFVEKLSGGERKRLYLCTVLIQNPNFLILDEPTNDLDIVTLNVLENFLLDFPGCLIVVSHDRYFMDKIVDHLFVFQGNGIVENFPGNYTDYRFYEDSKPNNSPTKLKASKKHNTEADSVAKLSFNEQKELKNLESKLKSLEYDKKLLESKFEDLSLDVETIQKLSNDLKDLIENIEKKEIRWMELIEKFE from the coding sequence TTGAATTACTTAAACGTTGAAGATATATCAAAATCCTTTGGAGAACTATCTCTTTTTGAGCACCTCTCATTTAGTATCCATAAAGACCAAAAAGTAGCATTTATTGCAAAAAATGGTACCGGAAAAACAACCATTCTAAATATTTTGACAGGGTCAGACACTCCAGATTCTGGTAAAATCATATACAGAAAAGATGTGCGTATGGCATTTCTTTCTCAAGAACCAAAATTAAACCCTCTCTTGAGTATTAGAGAATCAATATTTGCTTCCGATAACCCAATCTTAAAAGTTATTGAAAATTACCATAAAGCCTTAGAAAATCCGAATGACACCAAAACATACCAATTTGCTTTTGATGAAATGGAACGCTTTCAGGCTTGGGACTTTGAAAACAAATACACCCAGATTTTATACAAGCTAAAACTCAACGATTTAGATGAAAAAGTAAATGCTCTGTCAGGTGGACAAAAAAAGCGGCTCGCTTTGGCAACAACCCTGCTTAGCAAGCCGGATTTACTGATTTTGGATGAACCTACAAACCACTTAGATTTGGAGATGATCGAATGGCTTGAAGCTTTTTTTGAAAAAGAGAGTATTACACTTTTCATGGTGACGCATGACCGCTATTTTCTTGAACGTGTATGCTCCACAATAATAGAATTAGATCATGGAAAAATTTATTCTTACAAAGGTAATTATTCATATTTCCTAGAGAAAAAAGAAGAGCGCATACAGAATGAAGCTACAGAAACCAATAAAGCAAAACAACTCTTCAAAAAAGAACTCAAGTGGATAAGAAGACAACCTAAAGCCAGAACCACAAAATCCAAATCTAGAATTGACGACTTTCAGAACATTAAAAAACGAGCGCATCAGCGCCGCCAAGACCATGAAATACAACTAGAAATTAACATGGAACGTCTGGGTGCAAAAATTTTAGAACTGCACAAGGTTTCTAAATCCTTTGATGAAAAAATCATTCTTGATGGATTCAGTTATACGATTCAAAAAGGTGAGCGCATCGGTATAATAGGAAAAAATGGAACAGGAAAGTCAACTTTTCTGAACATGATTACAGGAGGGCTAAAACCAGACAGCGGAAAAATTGTATATGGCGAAACACTAAAGTTTGGCTATTACACCCAACAAGGCATCCAACCAAAACCACAGCAAAAAGTTATAGACATCGTAAGAGATTATGGCGATTACATTCCACTTAAAAAAGGACGACAAATAAGTGCGCAGCAACTGTTAGAACGCTTCCTTTTTAGCCGACAAAAACAGTATGATTTTGTGGAAAAACTAAGTGGTGGAGAGCGTAAAAGGCTCTATCTATGTACCGTTTTAATACAAAACCCAAACTTTCTGATTTTGGACGAACCCACAAATGATTTGGATATTGTTACGTTGAATGTTCTAGAAAATTTTCTTTTGGATTTTCCAGGCTGTTTGATTGTAGTGTCGCACGATCGTTATTTTATGGATAAAATTGTTGATCATCTTTTTGTGTTTCAGGGTAATGGTATTGTAGAAAACTTCCCTGGTAATTATACAGATTATAGATTTTATGAAGACAGTAAACCAAATAATAGCCCAACCAAATTAAAGGCAAGTAAAAAACACAACACTGAAGCAGATTCAGTGGCAAAACTAAGTTTTAATGAGCAAAAAGAGCTAAAGAACTTAGAGAGCAAATTGAAAAGTTTAGAATACGACAAAAAACTACTCGAATCTAAATTTGAAGACCTTAGTTTAGATGTAGAGACTATTCAGAAACTTTCTAATGACCTTAAAGATTTAATTGAAAATATTGAGAAAAAAGAAATCCGCTGGATGGAACTAATTGAAAAGTTCGAATGA
- a CDS encoding PorV/PorQ family protein — MLVVSQTTRNYSNEFMNIGVDAAALAMSGSVTATSNDVNSGYWNPAGLVHLEDNALALMHSSYFANIANYDYVAFAMPLDDRSAIGLSVIRFGVDDILDTTKLIDQQGNINYDRINLFSAVDYGVTFSYARKLPIPGLNYGVNAKVIRRIIGDFASSWGFGFDLGIQFETKNWQFGLMARDITTTFNAWAFDQDRLEDIQNAIPGENQEEPETNELTLPKLQLGMAKSFIFDYDYSLKTELDLIVRFEQNNDIISTSFASITPAFGFEFGYIDLVYLRGGVGNFQNELEFDNTKKLSFQPNLGLGFKYNGVSIDYAITDIGDQSVALYSNVFSLKIDLGLFRR, encoded by the coding sequence ATGCTAGTAGTAAGTCAGACGACTCGTAACTACTCCAATGAATTTATGAACATAGGAGTGGATGCAGCAGCACTAGCGATGAGTGGGTCAGTGACGGCCACATCCAATGATGTCAACTCTGGGTATTGGAATCCTGCTGGATTAGTTCATTTGGAAGACAATGCATTGGCATTGATGCATTCCAGTTATTTTGCAAATATTGCAAACTACGATTACGTTGCTTTTGCAATGCCTTTGGACGACCGAAGCGCCATTGGCTTATCTGTAATTCGATTTGGAGTGGATGATATTCTGGACACAACCAAACTTATTGACCAACAAGGCAATATTAATTACGACCGAATCAATTTATTTTCTGCTGTTGATTATGGGGTCACCTTTTCGTATGCTAGAAAACTACCAATACCGGGGTTGAATTATGGAGTTAATGCAAAAGTAATTCGTCGAATTATTGGAGATTTTGCATCCTCATGGGGTTTTGGTTTTGATTTGGGTATACAATTCGAAACAAAAAATTGGCAATTTGGATTGATGGCTAGAGACATCACAACAACATTCAATGCATGGGCTTTTGACCAAGACCGCTTGGAGGATATTCAAAATGCGATCCCTGGAGAGAACCAAGAAGAACCAGAAACAAATGAGTTGACGCTTCCTAAGCTACAGTTAGGTATGGCCAAAAGCTTTATTTTCGACTATGATTACAGCTTAAAAACGGAATTAGATTTAATAGTCCGTTTCGAACAAAATAATGACATCATTTCTACATCATTTGCAAGTATTACCCCTGCCTTTGGTTTTGAATTTGGGTACATAGACTTGGTGTATCTGCGCGGCGGTGTTGGCAACTTTCAAAACGAATTAGAGTTTGATAATACTAAAAAATTAAGCTTTCAACCAAACTTAGGCCTTGGGTTCAAATACAACGGGGTTTCTATAGATTACGCTATCACTGATATTGGAGATCAAAGTGTTGCGCTCTACTCCAATGTATTTTCACTAAAAATTGATTTAGGCTTGTTTAGAAGATAA
- the pssA gene encoding CDP-diacylglycerol--serine O-phosphatidyltransferase produces the protein MKAFVPNFITLLNLLSGGIAVIFAVKGDLSTAALFVFFGIFFDFFDGFLARKLNVSSEMGLQLDSLADLVTSGLVPALVLVNLIELSILPWQDANCFLPYLGLLVLLCSAYRLAKFNISTEQSQFFIGLPTPANALLIMSLPLVLDYQNSDSYNALILNPFFLVVVTLLSSFLLNAPVKLIALKFKTWNFSENASKYILIIFSLVALILFKFAGIPLIIIFYIMLSLINPPKNA, from the coding sequence TTGAAAGCATTTGTGCCTAATTTCATTACATTACTCAACTTATTGTCTGGAGGTATTGCTGTTATCTTTGCTGTCAAAGGAGATTTATCAACAGCCGCTCTTTTTGTTTTTTTCGGAATTTTCTTTGATTTTTTTGATGGCTTTTTAGCGCGAAAGTTGAATGTATCATCTGAAATGGGACTTCAATTGGATTCTCTTGCTGATTTAGTGACTAGTGGATTAGTACCTGCATTGGTCTTAGTTAATCTAATAGAACTGTCTATTTTACCTTGGCAAGATGCTAACTGTTTTTTACCTTATCTTGGGCTTTTGGTTTTGTTGTGTTCTGCATACAGATTAGCAAAGTTTAATATTTCCACTGAGCAATCCCAATTTTTTATTGGGCTTCCCACTCCTGCAAATGCACTACTTATAATGAGTTTACCCCTTGTACTAGATTACCAAAACAGCGATTCGTACAATGCACTTATTTTAAATCCTTTTTTCTTAGTTGTAGTGACTCTACTAAGCTCATTTTTGTTGAATGCGCCAGTTAAGTTAATTGCGCTTAAATTTAAGACTTGGAATTTTTCGGAAAATGCTTCAAAATATATTTTAATTATTTTTTCACTTGTGGCCTTGATTCTCTTTAAATTTGCGGGTATTCCATTAATCATAATTTTTTATATTATGCTCTCTCTAATAAATCCACCGAAAAATGCTTGA
- a CDS encoding DUF2795 domain-containing protein, translating into MYWTLELASYLSDAPWPATKDELIDYSIRTGSPLEVVENLQAIEDEGETYDSIQEIWPDYPSDEDYLWNEDEY; encoded by the coding sequence ATGTACTGGACACTCGAATTAGCATCGTACTTAAGTGACGCACCATGGCCTGCAACAAAAGATGAGTTGATTGATTATTCTATAAGAACTGGTTCTCCGCTTGAAGTTGTAGAGAATTTACAAGCTATAGAGGACGAGGGTGAAACTTATGACTCAATTCAAGAAATTTGGCCAGATTATCCTTCTGACGAAGACTATCTTTGGAATGAAGATGAATACTAA